A single Tenacibaculum sp. Bg11-29 DNA region contains:
- a CDS encoding nicotinate phosphoribosyltransferase: MNGLLLTDGYKTGHHQQYPKGTEEVYSNWTPRSNKYAPKGCDKVVSFGQQYVIKWLHDYFKDNFFSKNKEEVCNEIKEELSLYLGAEYDVTHYEQLHDLQYLPIKVKSLQEGVEVPIRVPMLTVVNTHKDFYWITNFLETILSTMLWQPMTSATIAILYKRIFKKWALLTDSENVAFIDFQGHDFSMRGMGGLQSALSSGMGHASVFMGSDTLPVISGLRKYYNAKGFVVGSVNATEHSVMCAGTKDDEIGTFRALMNTYPTGILSVVSDTWDLWKVLTDYLPKLKEEVLSRDGKLVIRPDSGDPVDIICGENQSINGTTPQEKGVVELLWDIFGGTVNKEGFKVLDKHIGAIYGDSITTERAEQICKRLHDKGFASTNVVLGIGSFTYQFNTRDTFGFAMKATSVVVNGERREIFKDPITDDGIKKSAKGLVKVDLVDDEYVLVDQVSVEEEAQGELQIIYKDGAFLNEVTLQDVRGRINESV; this comes from the coding sequence ATGAATGGATTATTATTAACCGACGGTTATAAAACAGGACACCACCAACAATACCCAAAAGGAACAGAAGAAGTTTATTCTAATTGGACACCAAGAAGTAATAAATATGCACCTAAAGGATGTGATAAAGTTGTTTCTTTCGGACAGCAATATGTTATTAAATGGTTACACGATTATTTTAAAGACAATTTCTTTTCGAAAAATAAAGAAGAGGTTTGTAACGAAATTAAAGAAGAGCTTTCTTTATACCTAGGAGCTGAATATGATGTAACTCATTACGAACAATTACACGATTTACAATATTTACCAATAAAAGTTAAATCATTACAAGAAGGAGTAGAAGTGCCAATTAGAGTTCCTATGCTTACTGTTGTAAATACACACAAAGATTTTTATTGGATAACCAATTTTTTAGAAACTATATTATCTACCATGCTATGGCAACCAATGACATCGGCTACAATAGCTATTTTATATAAACGAATCTTTAAAAAATGGGCATTATTAACCGATAGTGAAAATGTCGCTTTTATAGATTTTCAAGGGCATGATTTTTCAATGAGAGGAATGGGAGGTTTACAAAGTGCTTTATCTTCAGGTATGGGACATGCAAGTGTTTTTATGGGGTCAGACACACTTCCTGTTATTAGTGGATTACGTAAATATTACAATGCAAAAGGCTTTGTAGTTGGCTCTGTAAACGCAACAGAACATTCTGTAATGTGTGCTGGAACAAAAGATGATGAAATAGGTACATTTAGAGCATTAATGAATACATATCCAACAGGAATATTATCTGTAGTAAGTGATACTTGGGATTTATGGAAAGTGCTTACCGATTATTTACCAAAATTAAAAGAAGAGGTTTTATCTAGAGATGGTAAGTTGGTAATAAGACCTGATAGTGGAGATCCTGTAGACATTATTTGTGGAGAAAATCAAAGTATAAACGGAACAACACCACAAGAAAAAGGAGTAGTAGAATTACTTTGGGATATTTTTGGAGGTACAGTAAATAAGGAAGGATTTAAAGTTTTAGATAAGCACATTGGTGCTATTTATGGCGATAGTATAACAACAGAAAGAGCAGAGCAAATATGTAAAAGATTACATGATAAAGGGTTTGCATCTACAAATGTTGTTTTAGGTATTGGTTCTTTTACATATCAATTTAATACAAGAGATACTTTTGGATTTGCTATGAAAGCAACTTCAGTTGTAGTAAACGGAGAACGAAGAGAAATTTTTAAAGATCCAATTACAGATGACGGAATAAAGAAATCTGCAAAAGGATTGGTAAAAGTAGATTTGGTTGATGATGAATATGTTTTGGTAGATCAAGTTTCTGTTGAAGAAGAAGCGCAAGGAGAGTTGCAAATCATATATAAAGACGGTGCCTTTTTAAATGAGGTAACATTACAAGATGTTAGAGGACGTATAAATGAAAGTGTATAA
- a CDS encoding phosphoribosyltransferase family protein has translation MKYEIKKFKDGQVAAKIIETGDLHIKIRGNSYEDLFRIAAVKEAWDAVNVTNKNAIAILTITCLIGQRSDRRFNTGESFDLKIIANFINSLNFDSVEILHPHSSISLALINNSVELKNFEYVKKAYFKIGSPILISPDAGAYKTTHEIAEKLNADLVPSNKVRVNGVPVISIQGDVKGKECLIVDDLADGGRTFKFLAEELKKQGALNVSLYVTHAQFNYGFDELKETINHIYCTNSYKDIKDDFVTQFKVI, from the coding sequence ATGAAATACGAAATAAAGAAGTTTAAAGACGGACAAGTTGCCGCTAAAATTATAGAAACGGGAGATTTACATATTAAAATTAGAGGAAATTCTTACGAAGATTTATTTCGAATAGCAGCTGTAAAAGAAGCTTGGGACGCTGTTAATGTTACAAATAAAAATGCGATAGCAATATTAACAATTACTTGTTTAATTGGTCAGCGATCAGACAGGCGTTTTAATACTGGAGAATCTTTCGATTTAAAAATAATAGCCAATTTTATTAACTCACTAAATTTTGATAGTGTTGAAATATTGCATCCACACAGCTCAATAAGTTTAGCTTTAATTAATAATTCAGTAGAATTAAAGAATTTTGAATACGTTAAGAAAGCATACTTTAAAATAGGAAGTCCGATATTAATAAGTCCAGACGCAGGTGCTTATAAAACGACTCACGAAATTGCGGAGAAGTTAAATGCAGATTTGGTACCGTCAAATAAAGTAAGAGTAAACGGAGTACCTGTAATAAGTATTCAGGGAGATGTTAAGGGAAAAGAATGTTTAATTGTTGATGATTTAGCTGATGGAGGTAGAACGTTTAAATTTTTAGCAGAAGAATTAAAAAAACAAGGAGCACTAAATGTTTCTTTATATGTAACGCATGCACAATTTAACTATGGTTTTGATGAATTAAAAGAAACTATAAATCATA
- a CDS encoding ADP-ribosylglycohydrolase family protein encodes MIKEILIGTAIGDAFGAGVEFQDRNWIREHVDFSRFVNARGQIKVAKEKKEIFTKNYKEWDYTDDTEMTIGLINALISKEPFSEDLLVRKWKEEYDKGIEIKGHGRNGHGSMSWYYSGYKTIEEVRDFQRDRPNPGNAPAMRAVFLGLLDENLINEYALINANATHPNINAILSSQCIARASEYIIVKKGDPANIIEYCFDKVILNDEYKSYLIEVNKIGVYENLSAEELTILCGNQPIEAPYFLPGINGVPSDSKFTTGAVLYILKNATNAFDALKKAVLLGGDVDSIASITAGIMAGRFGLKEIPLFMINNIENSSYLEEIANSFNEKIYK; translated from the coding sequence ATGATTAAGGAAATACTTATTGGTACAGCTATTGGTGATGCGTTTGGTGCAGGTGTAGAATTTCAGGATAGGAATTGGATAAGAGAGCATGTTGATTTTTCTAGATTCGTAAATGCTAGAGGTCAGATAAAAGTAGCTAAAGAGAAAAAGGAAATTTTTACTAAAAATTATAAAGAATGGGATTATACTGATGATACAGAAATGACTATTGGATTAATCAATGCCCTAATATCTAAAGAACCGTTTTCGGAAGATTTATTAGTTCGGAAATGGAAAGAAGAGTATGATAAGGGAATAGAAATTAAAGGGCACGGAAGAAATGGTCATGGATCTATGAGTTGGTATTATTCAGGATACAAAACAATAGAAGAGGTTCGAGATTTTCAGAGAGATAGACCTAACCCTGGTAATGCTCCTGCAATGAGAGCTGTTTTTTTGGGGTTATTAGATGAGAATTTAATAAATGAATATGCTTTAATAAATGCAAATGCTACACACCCAAATATAAACGCAATATTATCAAGTCAATGTATCGCTAGAGCATCAGAGTATATAATCGTTAAAAAAGGTGATCCAGCAAATATTATAGAATATTGCTTTGATAAGGTAATATTAAATGATGAATATAAAAGCTATTTGATAGAAGTAAATAAAATAGGAGTCTATGAAAATTTAAGTGCTGAAGAATTAACCATTTTATGTGGTAATCAACCAATAGAAGCTCCTTATTTCTTACCAGGGATAAACGGAGTTCCTTCAGATTCAAAATTTACAACGGGTGCTGTTCTTTATATTCTTAAAAACGCCACAAATGCTTTTGATGCATTAAAAAAAGCTGTTTTATTAGGTGGTGATGTAGATTCTATTGCATCAATTACTGCTGGTATTATGGCTGGGAGATTTGGTTTAAAAGAGATTCCTTTGTTTATGATAAATAACATTGAAAATAGCTCCTATTTAGAAGAAATTGCAAACAGTTTTAATGAAAAAATATATAAATGA
- a CDS encoding NUDIX domain-containing protein translates to MSEQSIKLSVDAVVFGYEAGVISILLIKRKYEPFKGKWAIPGGFVLNTESLEEAVERELKEETGVKINYLEQLYTFGSPDRDPRARVVSIAYFGLVRPNAFRVKASTDAEQAEWFNIDELPDLSFDHKEILKAAIERLQGKITYEPLGFELLDAKFPFSDLEKLYTTLLGRDVDRRNFRKKIIGLNVLDELDEKVSKGSGRPANLFQFNEKRYFQLKKEGIVFEV, encoded by the coding sequence ATGAGTGAGCAATCTATAAAACTATCAGTAGATGCAGTTGTTTTTGGTTATGAAGCAGGTGTTATATCAATATTACTTATAAAAAGAAAATACGAACCTTTTAAAGGCAAATGGGCGATACCTGGTGGTTTTGTTTTAAATACAGAATCATTAGAAGAAGCTGTAGAGAGAGAACTTAAAGAGGAAACAGGTGTAAAGATTAACTATTTAGAGCAGTTGTATACGTTTGGGTCACCAGATAGAGATCCAAGAGCTAGAGTAGTATCAATTGCTTATTTTGGATTAGTACGGCCTAATGCTTTTAGAGTAAAAGCTTCAACTGATGCTGAACAAGCTGAATGGTTTAATATTGATGAATTACCAGATTTATCTTTTGATCATAAAGAAATACTGAAAGCTGCTATAGAAAGATTACAAGGGAAAATTACTTATGAACCTTTGGGGTTTGAACTACTCGACGCAAAATTTCCGTTTTCAGATTTAGAAAAATTATACACAACTCTTTTAGGTAGAGATGTTGATAGAAGAAATTTTAGAAAGAAAATTATTGGATTAAACGTACTTGATGAGCTTGATGAAAAAGTATCAAAAGGCTCTGGTAGGCCCGCAAATTTATTTCAATTTAATGAAAAAAGATACTTTCAACTTAAAAAAGAGGGAATTGTTTTTGAGGTTTAG